In one Phyllostomus discolor isolate MPI-MPIP mPhyDis1 chromosome 8, mPhyDis1.pri.v3, whole genome shotgun sequence genomic region, the following are encoded:
- the SOCS3 gene encoding suppressor of cytokine signaling 3, with protein MVTHSKFPAAGMSRPLDTSLRLKTFSSKSEYQLVVNAVRKLQESGFYWSAVTGGEANLLLSAEPAGTFLIRDSSDQRHFFTLSVKTQSGTKNLRIQCEGGSFSLQSDPRSTQPVPRFDCVLKLVHHYMPPPCAPSCPSPPTEPSSSPPSEVPEQPPAQPLPGNPPRRAYYIYSGGEKIPLVLSRPLSSNVATLQHLCRKTVNGHLDSYEKVTQLPGPIREFLDQYDAPL; from the coding sequence ATGGTCACTCACAGCAAGTTTCCCGCCGCCGGGATGAGCCGCCCCCTGGACACCAGCCTGCGCCTTAAGACCTTCAGTTCCAAGAGCGAGTACCAGCTGGTGGTGAACGCAGTGCGCAAGCTGCAGGAGAGCGGCTTCTACTGGAGCGCCGTGACGGGCGGCGAGGCCAACCTGCTGCTCAGCGCCGAGCCCGCCGGCACCTTCCTCATCCGCGACAGCTCGGACCAGCGCCACTTCTTCACGCTCAGCGTCAAGACCCAGTCGGGGACCAAGAACCTGCGCATCCAGTGCGAGGGGGGCAGCTTCTCTTTGCAGAGCGACCCCCGGAGCACGCAGCCCGTGCCCCGCTTCGACTGCGTGCTCAAGCTGGTGCATCACTACATGCCGCCCCCGtgcgccccctcctgcccctctccaccgACTGAACCCTCCTCCTCGCCCCCCTCCGAGGTGCCAGAACAGCCGCCGGCCCAGCCGCTCCCCGGGAACCCCCCCAGGAGAGCCTATTACATCTACTCGGGGGGCGAGAAGATCCCTCTGGTATTGAGCAGGCCCCTCTCCTCCAACGTGGCCACCCTCCAGCACCTCTGTCGGAAGACCGTCAACGGCCACCTGGACTCCTATGAGAAAGTCACCCAGCTGCCTGGACCCATTCGGGAGTTCCTGGACCAGTACGATGCTCCCCTTTAA